The sequence GCTCGCCTCCCTGGAAAACACCATGGCCCGCCATCAGGGCGGCCCGGTCTGGCTGTTCGCCTATGGTTCGCTGATCTGGCGGCCGGAATGCCCCACGGTGGAAACCCGCCGCGCCCGCGTCCACGGCTATCACCGGGGGCTCTACCTGTGGTCGCTGATCCATCGCGGCACCCCGCAGACGCCGGGCCTGGTGCTCGGCCTGGACCGGGGCGGCTCCTGCGCCGGCTTCGCCTATCGGCTGCCGGAGGAACAGCTGGAAGAGCACCTGTTCGCCCTCTGGCAACGGGAAATGCCCGATGCGGCCTACCAGCCGAAATGGCTCAGCTGCCAGCTGGAAGGCGGGCCCCGGGTACAGGCCCTGGGCTTCGTGCTGCGGCGCGACTTCTGCGGCTACGCCGGCGCCCTGCCGGACCACGTGCTGCGCCAGGTGTTCGACAGCGCCAGCGGCCACTACGGCAGCACCCGCGACTACGTGGAGAAGACCGCGAGCATCCTGCGCGCCCACGCCATGCCCGATCGCAAGCTGGAAGAGGCCCTGGTGCGCTGCTGCAAGCAGGGCGCGCTGAGCTTCAGCTAAGGCGTCTAGACCGCGCCATTGCGACGCGGCGAGGGCTGGCGCCCATACGAGCCCTACCTATCAAGACGAAAATTCGCACATCTGTCCTGCCTTGAACCCCTACAAAGGGTCTGGGTAATTTCTCGGCGCTCCTAACTTCGCCTTTCCTCCGCATCCGAGGGACCCACGGCATGACCACTTCCAACCGCTTCCCCACCCTCAACGACTTCAACGACGACGTCCTGGACGTCCACGGTGGCTCCAGCCACACGGACTGCCAGCGCCTGGGCGATTACCGGCTCGTGCAGGTTTCCTGCCTGATCGAACGCCTGCGCCTGGAACAGGAAGCCGGCGCCGCCGGCCGAATACGCCAGGAGGCCCTGCTGTCAGGAATGGAGGCCCTGCTGATGGACGCCTACCTGATGTACACCCGCGCCCACCACCAGTGCGGCGGCAAGGCCTGAGCGTCTCCACGCGACACACCGCGGGCAGCCGATACCCATCAGCTTCCACGGGCAGCATGGGTATCGCTTCGCTCAACCAATCCTACAGCTACCTGATGTACACCCGTGCCCACCACCAGTGAGCTTTTCATCACGAGCACCGCAGGCGGCCATCCGCACGGCCTGCTTGCAGTAGGAGCGAATTCATTCGCGAAGGGCCGCGCAGCGGCCCGTTCCCCCAGCCGCACCGAACGTTCCCTCAGCCCCGCCGGACGCTCCCGCAGCCCCTGATCGCGATTGAAATCGCTCCTACAGAAGCCGATCCGCCACCTTTCCCCTCACCCCAGCCCGATTTCCACCACATCCCCGGCCAGCCGCACCGGCCAGACCCGCAGCCGCTGCTCCGGGTACTCCAGGCAGGTGCCGTCTTCCAGCCGGTAGTGCTGCTTGTACAGCGGCGAGGCGATCACCAGGCTGCCCCCCAGGTGACCGACTATGCCCCGGCCGATGACGTTGGCGTCGGCCAGCGGATCGTGGTTATCCACCGCGAACAGTTGCCGCCCCTCCTGCTCGCCAGGCAGGTAGAAGAGCGCCACCTGGGCCCCCTCCATCCAGGCCACCACGCCCGAGTTGGGCACCAGGTCCTGGCGCGCGCAGAGGCTCTGCCAGCATTCGGAAACTTCGACGGTTTGCAGGTTAGGGCGGGCCATCAGACCACCTCCTCGGCTAGGGGGATCAGGGTGAGCTCGGCCGTCTTCGCCGGACGGATCTGCCCACGTTCGTTGACGAAATGGATATCCGGATCGCCGCGACCGTCGTTGACGAAGGTGCGGAAGCGCTTGAGCTTCTCCGGGTCGTTGACGGTGTTGGCCCACTCGCATTCGTAGCGGTCAACCACCAGTTGCATCTGTGCTTCGAGTTCATCGCCCAGCCCCAGGCTGTCGTCGATGATCACCGCCTTGAGGTAGTCCAGGCCGCCCTCCAGGCTCTCGCGCCAGACCGAGGTGCGCTGCAGCTTGTCGGCGGTGCGGATGTAGAGCATCAGGAAGCGGTCGATGTAGCGGATCAGGGTCTGGTCATCGAGGTCGGTGGCGAACAGTTCGGCGTGGCGCGGGCGCATGCCGCCGTTGCCGCAGACGTAGAGGTTCCAGCCCTTCTCGGTGGCGATCACGCCCACGTCCTTGCTCTGCGCCTCGGCGCATTCGCGGGTGCAGCCGGAGACCGCGAACTTCAGCTTGTGCGGCGAGCGCAGGCCCTTGTAGCGGTGCTCGATGTCCAGGGCCATCTTCACGCTGTCCTGCACGCCGTAGCGGCACCAGGTGCTGCCGACGCAGGACTTCACCGTGCGGGTGGACTTGCCGTAGGCGTGGCCGGTTTCGAAGCCGGCTTCGATCAGCTCGCCCCAGATATCCGGTAGCTCGTGGAGCTGGGCGCCGAACAGGTCGATGCGCTGGCCGCCGGTGATCTTGGTGTAGAGGTTGTACTTCTTCGCGACCTCGCCGATGGCGATCAGGCCCTCCGGGGTGATCTCGCCGCCGGGGATGCGCGGCACCACCGAGTAGGTGCCGTTCTTCTGCATATTGGCCATGAAGGTGTCGTTGGTGTCCTGCAACGGCACAAGCCAGGGGTTCTGGATCGGGCGGTTCCAGCAGGAGGCGAGGATGGAGCCGATGGCCGGCTTGCAGATCTCGCACCCCACATGGCCACGGCCATGCTTGGCGAGCATTTCCTCGAAGGTCTCGATGCCTTCCACGCGCACCAGGGTGTAGAGCTCCTGGCGGGTGTGGGCGAAGTGCTCGCAGAGGCTCTTGTCCACCGCCACGCCACGGGCCGACAGCTCGTGCTCCACCACCTGCTTGAGCAGCGCCGCGCAGCCGCCGCAGCCGGTGGCCGCGCGGGTAGCACACTTGACCCCGGCGAGATCGGTGCAGCCACCGTCGATGGCGGAGCAGATGGCGCCCTTGCTGACGTTGTGGCAGGAGCACACGGTGGCTGTGGCCGGCAGCGCGTCGGCGCCCAGGGCCGGTGCGCCCTCGCCCGCAGGCAGGATCAGGCTGGACGGGTCGGCCGGAAGCTTGATGCCGTTCTGCACGTACTGCAGCAGGGTGTCGTAGTAGCTGTTGTCGCCCACCAGCACGGCGCCCAGGGCCTGCTTGCCGTCGGCCGACACCACCAGGCGGCGGTAGCTGGAGGTGGCTTCGTCGATGAAGCGGTAGCTGCGCGCGCCCGGCAGCGCGCCGTGGGCGTCGCCGATGGAGCCCACGTCCACCCCCAGCAGCTTCAGCTTGGTGGACATGTCGGCGCCGAGGAAGGGGGCGGCCTCGTCGCCACAGAGTTGCGTGGCGACGCTGCGGGCCATCTGGTAGCCGGGGGCGACCAGGCCGAAGATGCCGCCGTTCCACGCGGCGCATTCGCCAATGGCGTAGATGTCGGCATCGGAGGTCAGGCACTGGCCGTCGATGGCCACACCACCGCGCGGGCCCAGCTCCAGGCCACACTGGCGGGCCAGGGCGTCCTGGGGGCGGATGCCGGCGGAGAAGACGATCAGGTCGGTTTCGAGGAAGTCCTCGCCGGCGAAGTTCATCCGGTAGCGGTACTCGTCACCGGCGCTGATGGACTGGGTGGCCTTGGACAGGTGCACGCCCACGCCCAGCCCCTCGATGCGCGCCTTGAGGGCCTGGCCGCCCTGGTCGTCGAGCTGCACCGGCATCAGGCGCGGAGCGAACTCCACCACATGGGCGTCGAGGCCGAGGGATTTGAGTGCATTGGCCGCTTCCAGGCCGAGCAAGCCGCCCCCCACCACCACGCCCCTGCGGGCGTTGGCGGAAGCGGCGCGGATGGTGTCGAGATCGGCCAGGGTGCGGTAGACCAGGCGCGAGTCACCCTCGGCGCCTTCGATGGGCGGCACGAAGGGGTAGGACCCGGTGGCCAGCACCAGCTTGGCGTAGGCCAGGCTGCCGTTGGCGGTGATCACTTCACGGCGTTCGCGGTCGATCTCCAGTACCGCTACGCCCAGGTGCAGGGTCACGCCGGGGGTCTGGTAGAGGCTGGCCTCGCCGAGGGCCAGGGATTCGGCATCGCGGCCGCCGAAGTACTCCGACAGGTGCACACGGTCATAGGCCCGCAGCGGCTCTTCGCTGAAGACCTCGATGCGATAGCGGTCCAGCGCGCCGCGTTCGATCAATTGCTCGACGCAGTGGTGGCCGACCATGCCGTTGCCGATGACGACCAGCGTTTGCACATCAGAAGTTGAAGTGTTCATAGATAGCACCCGGCCCAAGCCAATCACGTTTTTCGGGGGCAAAAAAAAAGCGCCTGGGACTTATCGTCCCAGGCGCCTTTGCCTGTTCGTTCATGGGTGTCGCCGGGCCACGCTGCCTGACGCACCTGTCAGCCCGGGAGCGATCGCCATTGATCTGCCGGGCCGCCCACCACACGCTTTGCGATGGGCCTGGTCCTGCCTATGCAGTGCCTGTGCCAGATCGCTGAAACGGCGATCCCCGTCAATCCTGGACCTTGACCAAAGCCCGAATCTACGCGGCCTGCGGCCATCCTTGCGGCTCCAGCGAGCAGCATCGGGCAGCCTGGTTTCGACAGCACCGGCAAGAACCAAAACAGTGCGACCACGCCCCCGGCGCCCCAACCTGAAGCCGGGATGGGGCAGCACCAACACCACCCGAAAATCCCCGCAAGTGCCGCCACGCCGTGGCTTCGCGGTCATCCCGCAGGACTTGGCATGTGCCTTGCGATGACACCGCCAAGGCAATCAATGCCGATTGCCCTACCCCACGACAAAGGCGCCGTGTCTCCCCCGTTTCGACGGAGGGTGGCATGGCGCTTTTTCGTTTCCGGGCAAGGAACGGATATGGCGAACAAGACTGTACGAAGCGTGTGTCCCTATTGCGGCGTCGGCTGCGGCATCGTCATGGAGGTGGCCGGCAACCGCGTGGTCAAGGTCACCGGCGACAAGGCCCACCCGAGCAATTTCGGCCGCCTCTGCACCAAGGGCAACACCTGCGCCCAGCCCCTGGCCGACTCCGGGCGCATGGAGCATGCCTACCTGCGCCATGCGCGCAGCCGCGACCCGGTGCGCACCGGCATCGACCAGGCCATCGCGGATACCGCCGCGCGCCTGCGCGGGCTGCTCGACAGCCACGGCCCGGACGCCATCTCCCTGTACGTATCCGGACAGATGTCCCTGGAGGCCCAATACCTGGCCAACAAGCTGGCCAAGGGGTTCATCGGCACCCGCCATATAGAGTCGAACTCGCGCCTGTGCATGGCCAGCGCCGGCAGCGGCTACAAGCTGTCCCTGGGTTCCGATGGCCCGCCCGGCTCCTACCAGGACTTCGACCGGGCCGACCTGTTCCTGGTGACCGGCGCGAACATGGCCGACTGTCACCCGATCCTCTTCCTGCGCATGCTGGACCGGGTCAAGGCCGGGGCGAAGCTGATAGTGGTGGACCCGCGCCGCACCGCCACCGCCGACAAGGCCAGCCTCTTTCTACCGATCAAGCCGGGCACCGACCTTGCCCTGCTCAACGGCCTGCTGCACCTGCTGCATGCCAATGGCCACACCGACCCGGCCTTCATCGCCGCCCACACCCAGGGTTGGGAGGCCATGCCGGAGTTCCTCGCCGACTACAGCCCGGAGCGGGTCGCCGCCATCACCGGTCTCTCCGAAGCGGACATCCGCCAGGCCGCCCAGTGGATAGGCGAAGCCCGCGACTGGATGAGCTGCTGGACCATGGGGCTGAACCAGAGCACCCACGGCACCTGGAACAGCAACGCCCTATGCAACCTGCACCTGGCCACCGGTGCCATCTGCCGCCCCGGCAGCGGGCCCTTCTCCCTCACCGGCCAGCCCAACGCCATGGGCGGCCGCGAAATGGGCTACATGGGCCCCGGCCTGCCCGGCCAGCGCTCGCTGCTGGTGGAGGCCGACCGCCACTTCATCGAAGACCTGTGGCAGCGCCCCCGTGGCAGCCTGCGCGCGGAAGGCGGCAACGGCACCCTGGCCATGTTCGAGGCCATGACGGCGGGCGAGATCAAGGCCTGCTGGGTCATCTGCACCAACCCGGTGGCCACCCTGCCCAACCGGCGCACGGCCATCGAGGGCCTGCAGGCCGCCGAACTGGTGATCACCCAGGACGCCTTCCTCGACACCGAAACCAACCGCTACGCCGACATCCTCCTGCCCGGCGCCCTCTGGGCCGAGGCCGAGGGGGTGATGATCAACTCCGAGCGCAATCTCACCCTCACCCAGAAGGCCGTGGACGCTCCCGGCGACAGCCTGCCGGACTGGCAGATCATCGCCCGCGTGGCCTGCGCCATGGGCTTCGCCGAGGCCTTCAGCTATGCCAGCGCCTCCGAGGTGTTCGAGGAGATCAAGCAGGCCTGGAACCCCGCCACCGGCTACGACATCCGTGGCGCCAGCTTCGAGCTGCTGCGCCAGGGTCCGCTGCAATGGCCCTGCCCGCCGGGCAGCCCGGCCAACGCACGCAATCCCATCCGCTACCTCAACGACGGCGTCAGCCAGGCGCTGAAACTCGCCGACGACGGTAGCCGCCCGGCCATCGCCTTCGCCACCGCCAGCGGCAAGGGCCAGTTCTTCGCCCGTCCGCACATGGCCCCGGCGGAGATGCCCGACGACGCCTTCCCCCTGGTGCTCAACACCGGCCGCGTGCAGCACCAGTGGCACACCCTGACCAAGACCGGCAAGGTGGCCACCCTGAACAAGCTCAACCCCGGCGCCTTCCTGGAAGTCCACCCGGCGGACGCCAAGCGCCTGGGCATCCTCGACAAGGGCCAGGTGGAAGTGCGCTCGCGGCGCGGCCGCGCGGTGCTGCCGGCGCAGGTGACCGACCGCGTGCAGCCGGGCACCTGCTTCGCGCCCTTCCACTGGAACGACCGCTATGGCGAGGACCTGGCGATCAACGCGGTCACCAGCGACGCCATCGACCCCATCTCGCTGCAGCCGGAGTTCAAGCACAGCGCCGTCGCGCTGGCGCCCGTGGCCCCGGCCAGCCCCCAGCTCATCCCCTTGGTAGAAGTCGAGTCGGTGGTGGCCAGCGCCACCGGTTCTTCGGAGGAACTCGCCGACATGCCGATCAATGCCTTCGCCCGTCTGCTGAACCTCGACGCCAGCGCCGACCTCAGCCTGGCCCCCAGCGAGCAGCGCTACCTGCAGGGTTACCTGCTCGGCCTGCGCAGCGTGGAAAGCCACAAGCAGGGCGGCGTGCCCACCCTGCCGGCCAGCGCGCCGCTGGCCCCGGATACCCGCCTGCTGCTGGACGGTCTGCTCGCCGGGCTGTTCTCCCGCAGCTGGGAGGCCCCCCTGGCCGCGCCGACATCCCCAGTGGCAAAGCCCCTGCTGGTGCTCTGGTGCTCGCAAACCGGCAACGCGGAAAGCTTCGCCGCCGTCTGCGCCGATACCCTCAAGGCCAGTGGCCGCGCCGTGGCGGTGCGTTCGATGGACGGCGTGCAGCCCGCCGAGCTGGCGGGCGCCGGCAGCGCCTTGCTGATCGCCAGCACCTTTGGCGACGGCGATCCGTCGGACAATGGTGCGTCACTCTGGAGCGCCCTCTGCGCGGACGACGCCCCTTCCCTCGCCGGCCTGGACTTCGCCGTGCTGGCCATGGGCGACTCCAACTACGACCAGTTCTGCGGTTTCGGCCGCAAGCTCGACGCCCGCCTGGAAGCCCTCGGTGCCCGGCGCCTGGCGCCACGGGTGGACTGCGAGCCGGACTTCGATGAACCGGCGCGGGCCTGGCTGGCGGCTGTGAGCCAAGCCTTGGTCGGCGCGCCCATGGAGCAGCCGGAAGCGGCGACCGTCGATGCTGCCGCCGAGGCGCCGGCCTACAGCCGCCAGCGCCCGCTGGCCAGCCGCCTGCTGCGCAACCCGGTGCTGAATGCGCCCGGCTCCGACAAGGAGACCCGGCAGATCGTCCTCGACCTCAAGGGCAGCGGCTTGCGCTACCAGGCCGGCGACGCCCTGGGCGTGTGGCCGAGCAATTGCCCGTCGCTGGTGGACGAACTGCTGGCGGCACTGGAACTGGACGGTGAACAACCGGTGGCGGTGAAGGACCAGGGCAGCCTGCCGCTCGCCAGCGCCCTGGGCCGGCACTTCGAAATCGCCAAGATCACCCCCGAGCTGCTGCGCTTCGTCGCCGAACGCTCGGGCAGCGCGGAACTCGCGCGCCTGTTGGAGCCGTCGAACAAGGCCGAACTGGAGCACTGGCTCTGGGGCAAACAGCTGGCCGACCTGCTGCGCGCCTACCCGATCCGGGCCGGCGCCGAGGAACTGCTGGGCCGGCTCAAACGCCTGCAGCCGCGACTCTACTCCATCGCGTCCAGCCCCCTGGCCAGCCCGGAGGAAGTCCACCTGACCGTGTCCACAGTCCGCTATGGGTGCGACGAGCGCGACCGCGCCGGCGTCTGCTCGGCCTTTCTCGCCGACCGCGCAGAACAGGGCGAAGTGCCGATCTTCATCCAGAAATCCGCACACTTCCGCGTGCCGGCCGACCCCGAGCGGCCAATGATCATGGTCGGTCCGGGCACCGGTATCGCGCCCTTCCGCGCCTTCCTCCAGGAACGCGAAGCGGCCGGCGCCACGGGCCGCAACTGGCTGTTCTTCGGCGAACAGCGGCAAGCCTCGGATTTCTACTACCGCGAAGAACTGGAAGCCTGGCAGGCCTCCGGCCACCTGCAACGGCTGGATACCGCCTTCTCCCGCGACCAGGCGGAGAAGGTCTACGTGCAGCAGCGCATGCTCGAACAAGGCGCCGAGCTCTGGCGCTGGCTGGAAGCCGGCGCGCACTTCTACGTCTGCGGCGACGCCAGCCGCATGGCCAGGGACGTGGACGCCGCCCTCAAGGCGGTGGTGCGCGAACATGGCGGCATGAGCGCGGCGCAGGCCGAGGCCTATGTCGGGGCAATGGCGCGGGACAAACGCTACGTGCGGGATGTGTATTGAGGCACTGGTGATTTGTAGCCCGGATGAAATCCGGGGGCGGTGGTGGGTTCTCCCCGGATTCCATCCGGGCTAGGGCACTACGGCACTGGTAGGAGAAGTCCGAAGCGTCCGTCAGCCCAGGATTGCCAGCGCAAGACGCAACACATAAGATGCAAATCCTTCTCAAATGCATCTGAATCCCAAGCCTGGCGTATCCCCGTGATGTCGACCCCTTCCTACCAGCGGCAAGTCCAGCTGTATTACCTCGATAACCACGGATGGATCCGCGCCTGGCTCCAGCGTAAGCTCGGCAATGCCCAGGATGCGGCGGACCTGGCCCATGACGTGTTCGTGCGCCTGCTCGCCAAACCCCGCACCTTCGACAGCGACAGCCATGCCCGCGCCTACCTGAGCGGCATGTCACGCAATGTCTGCGTGGACTTCTGGCGGCGGCGCCAGGTGGAACAGGCCTGGCTCGATGTGTTGGCCAGCCGCCCGGAAGACTTCGCGCCCTCGGAAGAACACCGCGCCATGGTCCTCGAAGCCCTGCAGCAGGTTCACACCATGCTTTGCCGCCTGCCGGAGAAAGTGGCCGAAGCCTTCCTGCTGGCGCAGCTCCATGGCCTGGGCAACAAGGCCATCGCCGAGCGCCTGGGGGTGTCCGAACGCAGCGTGACGCGTTACCTGAGCGATGCGATGTACCAGTGCCTGCTGCTGGAAGCCGAACTCGACGAGGCGCTGGTCTGACGCCATGTCCGCCGCCAAGCCCGATCACCTCTCCCTGCAACAGGCCGCCCACTGGTACGCACGCCTGCGCGCCGACCCCAGCGACCCGCACACCCGCCAGGAATGGCAGCAGTGGCACGGGCAAAGCGATGTACATCGCCAGGCCTGGCTCTACGTCGAGCGCATCAGCCAACGCTTCGAGCCGCTCCAGGCCGATGGCGAGGGTGCCCTGCAGACCCTGCGCGGCGCACGCCGCTCGCTGGATTCGCGGCGCCAGGTGCTGCGCGGCCTGGCGACGCTTTCCGGCGTCGCCCTGCTGGGCTGGCTCGGCTGGCGCCACGGCGGCCTGCCCGACCTGATCGCGGCCTGGCGCGCTGACTACCACAGCGCTGTCGGGGAAGTGCGTGAAGTGCAGCTGGTCGACGGAACCCGTGTCTGGCTGAACAGCGGCTCGGCCCTGAACGTCGACTACCGCGACGATATGCGCCTGCTGCGGCTGATCCAGGGCGAGGTGCTGATCGAAACCGCCCAGGACCCCCGCCCGCTGCTGGTGGAAACCCTCGAGGGCAACCTGCGCCCCCTCGGCACCCGCTTCAGCGTGCTGCAACAGGACGGGCGCACGCGCCTCAGCGTGTTCGCGGGCTCCGTGCAGGCCCGCAGCCGCCACAGCGCCGCCACGGCCATCGCCCGCGCCGGCCAGCAGCTGGACTTCGACGACCAGGCCATCGGCGCCCCGTCAGCGGTAGCCCAGGCGCGGCAGAGCTGGAGCAAGGGTGTGCTGCTGGCCGACGACATGCCCCTCGGGGCCTTCGTCCAGGAACTCGCCCACTATCGCCACGGCCACCTCGCGGTGGCGCCGGAAGTGGCGGACCTGCGCGTGGTGGGCAGCTATCCGCTGCACGACAGCGACCAGGCCCTGGCGATGCTCGAAGGCGTGCTGCCGATCCGCGTCAAACGCCTCCTGCCCTGGTGGGTCACGCTGGAGCCGCGCTGACCCACAGCCCCCGATTCGCCCCGCCCCACGAGCCGGGGCGAGCGCCCAAAAAATCAAATAAAAAAAATTCCCATTCGCGTGTCCGTTTTCCGCGACTCAACCGAATTACTGGTGACAACGGCATTCAGCCCTCACGAATTCACAGGACACCCAGCATGTCACCACGCTTCAACCGCCTTACCGCCCGGCCCCTGGCGCTGGCCATCGGCCTGGCCCTCGGCACCGTCAGCACGCTGGCCGGCAACCTCGCCCTGGCCGCCGAGCAGCAACTGCCCAGCTTCGACATTCCGGCGGGCCCCCTGGCGAGCCAGCTCAACCTGTTCGCCGCCCAGACCGGCCTCTACCTGGCCGGCAACGGCGCCCTGACCGCCGGCAAGACCAGCCAGCCGCTGCACGGCAGCTACAGCCAGGACCAGGCCCTGCAGATCCTGCTGGGCGGCAGCGGCCTGGTGGCCGTGCCCATGGGCGGCGGGCATTACGAACTGCAGGAGGCACCGGAGGCCGGCAGCGCCCTGGAGCTGACCACCCTGAGCATTTCCGGCAAGGCGCCGGGCTCCATCACCGAGGGCACCGGTTCCTACACCACCTATGCCTCCAGCAGCTCCACGCGGCTCAACCTCACCCCGCGGGAAACGCCGCAAGCGGTCACCGTGCTGACCCGCCAGCGCATCCTCGACCAGCGGCTGACCAACCTCACCGACGCCATGGAGGCCACCTCCGGCATCACCGTGGTGCGCAACGGCCTCGGCGCCGACTCCGACAGCTACTGGTCGCGCGGCTTCCAGATCAACAACTTCGAGGTGGACGGCGTGCCCACCTCGCCGCGCCTGGACAACTACACCCAGAGCACCGCGATCTACGACCGCATCGAGGTGGTGCGCGGCGCCACCGGCCTGATCAGCGGCATGGGTAACCCGGCCGCCACGGTCAACCTGATCCGCAAGCGGCCCACCTTCGAACCGCAGGTCAGCCTCAGCGCCGAGGCCGGCAGCTGGGACCGCTACGGCACCGGCGTGGACGTGTCCGGCCGGCTCAACGACAGCGGCAACGTCCGCGGCCGCCTGGTGCTCGACTACAAGGACCAGAAGGCCTGGATCGACCGCTTCGAGCAGCAGACCGGCCTGGTCTACGGCATCACCGAGTTCGACCTCAGCGAATACACCCTGCTCACCCTGGGCTTCAGCTACCTGAAGACCAACACCGATTCGCCCATGCGCGGCGGCTTCCCGCTGTACTTCAGCAATGGCCAGAAGACCAATATGTCGCGCTCGGCCAACACCGCGCCGGACTGGTCCTTCTACGACCACGAGCAGAGCAACGTCTTCGCCTCCATCGAGCAGCAGTTCGACAACGGCTGGAGCGGCAAGGTGGAAGTCGGGCATACCGAGAACGAGTACGACGCGGTGGTCACCTACCTGTCCGGCGATA is a genomic window of Pseudomonas resinovorans NBRC 106553 containing:
- a CDS encoding TonB-dependent receptor is translated as MSPRFNRLTARPLALAIGLALGTVSTLAGNLALAAEQQLPSFDIPAGPLASQLNLFAAQTGLYLAGNGALTAGKTSQPLHGSYSQDQALQILLGGSGLVAVPMGGGHYELQEAPEAGSALELTTLSISGKAPGSITEGTGSYTTYASSSSTRLNLTPRETPQAVTVLTRQRILDQRLTNLTDAMEATSGITVVRNGLGADSDSYWSRGFQINNFEVDGVPTSPRLDNYTQSTAIYDRIEVVRGATGLISGMGNPAATVNLIRKRPTFEPQVSLSAEAGSWDRYGTGVDVSGRLNDSGNVRGRLVLDYKDQKAWIDRFEQQTGLVYGITEFDLSEYTLLTLGFSYLKTNTDSPMRGGFPLYFSNGQKTNMSRSANTAPDWSFYDHEQSNVFASIEQQFDNGWSGKVEVGHTENEYDAVVTYLSGDIDQATGAGGVLMPTKWAGAPTQDNLDAYATGPFQLLGREHELITGVTLSRLREMDNPDYGGWLGSWSTPPYDGTIDSIFNWNGSANVPTFNKVGESSVKEDQYAAYLTTRLHLTDSTSLILGSRVVDWKRTNESLTYPDTRSKVKEKESGVTIPYAGVVQDLDENWAVYASYTKIFNPQGFWVRDADNGTLPPEEGTGYEVGLKGSFFEERLNSSLSLYKTEQENLAIWDGIAYASEESATSKGVELELNGELQEGWQIAAGYAYNVTEGADGDRIRTFVPRHSAKAFTTYRLPGDLDKLTVGGGFNWQSKYGDDLRYYTQDSYAVFNLMARYDISENLTATVNLDNLFDKEYFSSANTTGMYGAPRNVMTTLRYSY